The following proteins are co-located in the bacterium BMS3Abin11 genome:
- the lipB gene encoding octanoyltransferase — protein MAISDTSTRLIVRQFDAPQNYLVSWQWMKEFTRSRTKESGDEIWLLEHEPVFTQGIRERAEDIIDSGDIPVVKSDRGGLVTYHGPGQMVAYVLLDLRRSGTGLKVLVNTLEQVGIDVLLAQGIDAARKKNAPGIYVDGRKIASLGLRVMHGCTYHGLSLNVDMDLSPFDRIVPCGLSGIQMTDMKELGVNTSLNQIGRDFVQELSNALGYNPEFIGLPV, from the coding sequence ATGGCTATCAGTGATACATCTACGCGACTGATAGTCCGCCAATTTGATGCCCCACAGAACTACCTGGTCAGCTGGCAATGGATGAAGGAATTTACTCGTAGCCGGACGAAAGAATCAGGCGATGAAATCTGGCTGCTTGAACATGAACCGGTGTTTACACAGGGGATCAGGGAGAGGGCAGAAGATATTATTGACAGTGGTGATATCCCTGTCGTGAAAAGCGACCGCGGGGGCCTGGTCACCTACCACGGGCCGGGCCAGATGGTTGCATACGTTTTGCTGGATCTGCGTAGATCAGGAACAGGTCTTAAAGTATTGGTAAATACTCTGGAGCAGGTAGGCATTGACGTTTTGTTGGCTCAGGGTATTGATGCGGCGCGAAAAAAAAATGCGCCGGGTATCTACGTTGATGGCCGCAAGATTGCTTCACTCGGCCTGCGTGTCATGCACGGTTGTACCTATCATGGACTGAGTCTCAATGTGGACATGGATCTATCACCTTTTGATCGTATCGTTCCATGTGGCCTCAGTGGGATACAAATGACCGATATGAAGGAGCTAGGAGTTAACACCAGTCTCAATCAAATAGGCAGAGACTTTGTGCAGGAGTTGTCGAATGCTCTGGGATATAATCCTGAATTTATAGGACTACCCGTATAA